One stretch of Molothrus aeneus isolate 106 chromosome 2, BPBGC_Maene_1.0, whole genome shotgun sequence DNA includes these proteins:
- the LIPI gene encoding lipase member I codes for MLKLCFFLCLIYWVRSDEEEKCPEFTDLNLGDALSGTELHVQLLLFTRENRDCAERLIEHNVSASEYLNTNKKIVFVIHGFRPTGSPPAWLGDMKKLLLSSEDINLIIVDWNRGATTVNYITAVENCRKVAEILKNYIDQMLVGGASLDSLYMIGVSLGAHVAGFVGQKYKGKLGRITGLDPAGPSFTGEPPKHRLDPTDAQFVDVIHSDIDVLGFKKPLGTIDFYPNGGMDQPGCPKTFFSGLQYFKCDHQRSVFLFLSSLKNKCDIIAYPCDSYLDYKRGKCVDCDAFQPMSCPVVGYHADRWKKLLIPYSSPTKAYFDTSDKDPFCMYNYLLDITTWNKSMRRGFIRVKIIDNAGNAVEAQMNSEASTFQQYKRVKILTGFYQDIEKIAKISLTFSTKTLIGPKRKLRILQMKLKSLNKPKRLQLCRYDFVLMENTEVTFKPIPCSERGT; via the exons ATGCTGAAATTGTGTTTCTTCCTCTGTTTGATATACTGGGTGAGATCAG atgaggaagaaaaatgtcctGAATTTACAGACCTTAACCTAGGTGATGCTTTGTCTGGAACAGAACTCCATGTTCAGCTACTCCTGTTCACAAGGGAAAATCGAGATTGTGCTGAGAGACTCATTGAACACAATGTTTCTGCATCTGAGTACCTGAATACAAACAAGAAAATTGTCTTTGTTATTCATGGCTTCAGGCCAACAGGATCTCCTCCAGCATGGCTGGGTGACATGAAGAAGCTTTTACTCTCTTCAGAGGATATTAATCTCATTATAGTTGATTGGAATCGTGGTGCTACCACTGTGAATTACATAACTGCTGtggaaaactgcagaaaagttGCAGAAATACTGAAGAATTATATTGACCAGATGCTG GTGGGTGGAGCTTCTCTTGACTCCCTGTATATGATTGGAGTCAGTCTTGGTGCTCATGTAGCTGGTTTTGTGGGCCAGAAGTATAAAGGCAAACTTGGCAGAATTACAG GTCTGGATCCAGCAGGCCCTTCATTCACTGGAGAACCACCCAAGCACAGACTGGACCCTACTGATGCACAGTTTGTGGATGTAATCCATTCAGATATTGATG TACTAGGTTTCAAGAAGCCTTTAGGAACCATTGATTTCTATCCAAATGGAGGAATGGATCAGCCTGGTTGtccaaaaacatttttcagtg gACTTCAGTATTTTAAATGTGACCATCAGAGATCTGTCTTCCTCTTCTTGTCATCTTTGAAAAACAAGTGTGACATAATAGCATATCCTTGTGACTCTTACTTGGATTACAAGAGAGGAAAATGTGTTGATTGTGATGCTTTCCAGCCCATGTCCTGCCCAGTAGTGG GTTATCATGCTGATAGATGGAAAAAGCTGTTGATACCATATAGTTCACCAACAAAAGCTTACTTTGATACCTCTGACAAAGACCCATTCTGCA TGTATAACTACTTATTGGACATTACCACCTGGAATAAAAGCATGAGGAGAGGTTTCATTAGAGTTAAAATAATAGATAATGCTGGAAACGCAGTAGAGGCGCAAATGAATAG tgaagcTTCAACATTTCAGCAATATAAAAGAGTCAAAATACTGACTGGATTTTACCAAGACATtgagaaaattgcaaaaatttCCTTGACTTTTTCTACAAAGACTTTAATAGGCCCAAAAAGAAAGCTTAGGATTCTTCAGATGAAGTTGAAATCTCTCAATAAGCCAAAAAG GCTACAGCTGTGCAGATATGATTTTGTACTGATGGAGAACACTGAAGTGACCTTCAAACCTATCCCTTGCTCTGAGAGGGGTACATGA